In Leucobacter sp. CX169, a single genomic region encodes these proteins:
- a CDS encoding 1-acyl-sn-glycerol-3-phosphate acyltransferase: MHDSLSAPARPGPIFFIGRAILRPLLWLRYRPVVRGASHLPRVGAVLLASNHLSAVDTILIPSFAPRQVQFLAKASLFRGRLRGWFFRAVGAIPVHREAGSAAQAALDSGREVLAAGSVFAVFPEGSRSPDGRLYRGRSGAAWMALETGATVIPVGLVGTNRALRDPATGRAPRVSMTFGEPVDLADLAGLPAGQARREATERIMQAIAALTGQDSADEYSAGGRGA; the protein is encoded by the coding sequence GTGCACGATTCTCTGTCAGCGCCCGCCCGCCCAGGCCCCATCTTCTTCATCGGTCGGGCCATTCTGCGCCCGCTCCTGTGGCTGCGCTACCGGCCGGTGGTGCGCGGCGCATCGCACCTTCCGCGCGTAGGCGCCGTGCTGCTGGCAAGCAATCACCTTTCGGCGGTCGACACCATCCTCATCCCGTCCTTTGCCCCGCGCCAAGTGCAGTTCCTCGCGAAGGCGTCGCTCTTTCGCGGCCGGCTCCGCGGCTGGTTCTTCCGCGCAGTTGGAGCGATCCCGGTCCACCGCGAGGCGGGCAGCGCCGCACAGGCCGCGCTGGACTCCGGCCGCGAGGTCCTCGCCGCCGGCAGCGTCTTTGCGGTGTTCCCCGAGGGCAGCCGATCGCCGGACGGCCGACTCTACCGGGGCCGCTCGGGCGCGGCTTGGATGGCGCTCGAGACCGGGGCGACCGTCATCCCGGTGGGGCTCGTCGGAACCAACCGCGCACTGCGGGACCCCGCCACCGGGCGGGCGCCCCGCGTCTCGATGACGTTTGGGGAACCGGTCGATCTGGCCGACCTCGCAGGCCTTCCCGCCGGTCAGGCGAGGCGCGAGGCAACCGAGCGCATCATGCAGGCAATCGCGGCGCTCACCGGGCAGGATAGCGCTGACGAGTACTCGGCTGGCGGCCGCGGCGCGTAG
- a CDS encoding FKBP-type peptidyl-prolyl cis-trans isomerase — protein MKRSLAVLPAVALAATLGLVGCSADAAPQDCTPEGSASKSVTITGKAGEDLELTSKTPVQAEALERSVLTEGDGDQLKDGDRAEVTFTVFNGKNGKQLSSEEATLENNPEISAAWVVDSLKCSSVGDRVVSVAPATDIFGPDGAESSGFEDLTSEDSLVLVFDVKSILPAAEPALDRAEGTEQPAPKGFPTVKLAEDGAPTITIPKDAAAPTKLEIATLIEGDGPVVKPGDNVTVHYTGVIWRTGETFDSSWDRGAPVDFATTGVIGGFQKALEGQKVGSQIISVVPAEDGGYGAAGLEGKGFQKDDVMVFVLDILAIK, from the coding sequence GTGAAGCGCTCCCTCGCTGTTCTTCCCGCCGTCGCGCTTGCCGCGACCCTCGGCCTCGTCGGCTGCTCGGCAGACGCCGCGCCGCAGGACTGTACTCCCGAGGGGAGCGCGAGCAAGAGCGTCACGATCACGGGCAAGGCTGGCGAGGACCTTGAGCTCACGTCGAAGACGCCAGTGCAGGCTGAAGCGCTCGAGCGGAGCGTCCTCACCGAGGGCGACGGCGATCAGCTCAAGGACGGCGATCGCGCCGAGGTCACCTTCACCGTGTTCAACGGCAAGAACGGGAAGCAGCTCTCGAGCGAGGAAGCGACGCTCGAGAACAATCCCGAGATCTCCGCCGCCTGGGTCGTCGACTCGCTCAAGTGCTCCTCGGTCGGTGACCGCGTTGTCTCCGTCGCCCCCGCGACCGACATCTTCGGCCCGGACGGCGCTGAGTCGTCGGGCTTCGAAGACCTCACCTCGGAAGACTCCCTCGTCTTGGTGTTCGATGTGAAGAGCATCCTTCCGGCAGCCGAGCCCGCGCTTGATCGCGCCGAGGGCACCGAGCAGCCCGCCCCGAAGGGTTTCCCCACGGTCAAGCTCGCCGAGGACGGCGCCCCGACCATTACGATCCCGAAGGACGCGGCGGCCCCCACGAAGCTGGAGATCGCCACACTCATCGAGGGTGACGGCCCAGTCGTCAAGCCCGGCGACAACGTCACCGTGCACTACACCGGCGTGATCTGGCGCACGGGCGAGACCTTCGACTCGAGCTGGGACCGCGGGGCCCCCGTGGACTTCGCGACGACCGGCGTCATCGGCGGCTTCCAGAAGGCGCTCGAGGGACAGAAGGTCGGCTCGCAGATCATCTCCGTCGTGCCCGCAGAAGACGGCGGCTACGGCGCGGCCGGCCTCGAGGGCAAGGGTTTCCAGAAGGACGACGTCATGGTCTTCGTTCTCGACATCCTCGCCATCAAGTAG
- the rsmI gene encoding 16S rRNA (cytidine(1402)-2'-O)-methyltransferase: MILLAATPIGNLGDASARLREVLGSAAVIAAEDTRRTAQLLRLLGIEHRPELIALHEHNERERAERLVERAETEDVVLVSDAGMPTVSDPGFRVVQLAAERGVQVSAIPGPSAVITALAVSGLPTDRFAFEGFLPRKAGERVRAVAALADERRTLVFFEAPTRLAEALAALAEGFGQDRPAAVCRELTKLHEEVKRGGLGELAEWAAEGVRGEIAIVVGGAPEREASPADALADVLRLVAGGTRMKDAAREVAAQTGLHARELYTAALAARPAGERAAATPGAKHADAANAMHTLPTR, from the coding sequence ATGATTCTCCTTGCGGCAACTCCGATCGGAAACCTCGGGGACGCATCAGCGCGGCTGCGCGAGGTCCTGGGTAGCGCGGCGGTCATCGCCGCCGAAGACACCCGGCGGACCGCCCAGTTGCTGCGGCTGCTCGGCATCGAGCACCGCCCCGAGCTCATCGCGCTGCACGAGCACAACGAGCGCGAACGCGCCGAGCGACTTGTGGAGCGGGCCGAGACGGAAGACGTGGTGCTCGTCAGTGACGCCGGCATGCCGACGGTGTCCGATCCGGGTTTCCGCGTCGTGCAGCTCGCCGCCGAGCGCGGAGTACAGGTCAGCGCGATCCCCGGCCCGAGCGCCGTCATTACCGCCCTCGCGGTCTCGGGACTCCCGACCGACCGGTTCGCGTTCGAGGGATTTCTGCCACGCAAGGCAGGGGAGCGGGTCCGCGCCGTGGCCGCCCTCGCCGATGAACGCCGCACGCTGGTCTTCTTCGAGGCGCCGACCCGCCTTGCCGAGGCGCTCGCCGCGCTGGCCGAGGGCTTCGGACAGGATCGTCCCGCCGCCGTTTGCCGGGAACTCACGAAGCTGCACGAAGAGGTCAAACGCGGCGGCCTGGGCGAGCTCGCCGAGTGGGCGGCCGAGGGCGTGCGCGGTGAGATTGCGATCGTGGTGGGCGGCGCGCCCGAGCGGGAGGCCTCTCCGGCCGACGCGCTCGCGGACGTGCTGCGTCTCGTCGCGGGAGGTACGCGCATGAAGGACGCCGCTCGCGAGGTCGCGGCGCAGACGGGCCTGCACGCGCGGGAGCTCTACACCGCCGCGTTGGCGGCGCGCCCTGCAGGTGAGCGCGCGGCCGCTACGCCCGGCGCGAAGCACGCGGACGCGGCGAACGCGATGCACACGCTGCCGACGCGCTAG
- a CDS encoding thioredoxin domain-containing protein, giving the protein MPDTHEPSDHVTPPAVTPPAPAYAPPHPYAAPAAQPGSGLGIAAMALGLVSLLTVGVGFFAVTPMGLFAALFGIVAIVLGIVALVRRQRAKAPAIAGIASGAIGVIASIVLAAYVLMVALSPGWTGGFDSAPTETHSHESDPESGGSSGPQSFTPLDFTGEWPENYADGGITFGEDFAPVPSKALTPGDVPLLPRAERGEGPADILLFVDYRCPICMSFEQANAPTLESVIESGAATLQVRTLTFLDRASSGSAYSSRAAGALACIATEQPASSWLAHTTLLSANVQPPENTPGLDDKEIIAAIEQEAGALSPAARSCITDQTFVPFAQAFTNWSFENPVPNAVNSALMVEGTPLAVVNGVPYQGPVNDPAEFRAFLEAQGVTVP; this is encoded by the coding sequence ATGCCCGATACGCACGAGCCCAGCGACCACGTCACTCCGCCCGCGGTCACGCCGCCCGCCCCGGCCTATGCGCCGCCGCACCCGTACGCGGCTCCCGCGGCTCAACCCGGAAGCGGCCTCGGGATCGCCGCGATGGCGCTCGGCCTCGTATCACTGCTCACCGTCGGCGTCGGCTTCTTCGCCGTCACCCCCATGGGGCTCTTCGCGGCCCTCTTTGGCATCGTCGCCATCGTGCTCGGCATCGTGGCGCTCGTGCGTCGCCAGCGCGCCAAGGCCCCCGCGATCGCGGGCATCGCTTCCGGCGCCATCGGCGTGATCGCCTCGATCGTGCTCGCGGCGTACGTCCTGATGGTCGCGCTCAGCCCCGGATGGACCGGCGGCTTCGACAGCGCCCCGACCGAGACGCACAGTCACGAGTCGGATCCAGAATCGGGCGGATCGAGCGGCCCGCAGTCCTTTACCCCGCTGGACTTCACCGGCGAGTGGCCCGAGAATTATGCCGACGGCGGCATTACCTTCGGCGAGGACTTCGCCCCCGTGCCGTCGAAGGCGCTCACTCCGGGCGACGTCCCCCTCTTGCCCCGTGCCGAGCGCGGCGAGGGACCCGCGGACATCCTCTTGTTCGTCGACTACCGCTGCCCGATCTGCATGAGCTTCGAACAGGCCAACGCCCCGACGCTTGAGTCGGTTATCGAGAGCGGCGCGGCCACCCTGCAGGTGCGCACCCTGACGTTCCTCGATCGCGCTTCCTCCGGCAGCGCGTACTCCTCCCGCGCCGCCGGCGCCCTCGCCTGCATCGCGACCGAGCAGCCGGCCTCGTCCTGGCTCGCCCACACCACGCTGTTGAGCGCCAACGTGCAGCCGCCAGAGAACACCCCAGGCCTTGACGACAAGGAGATCATCGCGGCGATCGAGCAGGAAGCGGGCGCGCTGAGCCCCGCCGCACGCTCGTGCATCACCGACCAGACGTTTGTGCCGTTCGCCCAGGCGTTCACGAACTGGAGCTTCGAAAACCCCGTCCCGAACGCGGTCAACTCGGCACTCATGGTCGAGGGAACCCCGCTCGCGGTCGTCAACGGCGTCCCCTACCAGGGCCCCGTGAACGATCCGGCCGAGTTCCGCGCCTTCCTCGAGGCACAGGGAGTCACGGTCCCGTAA
- a CDS encoding trimeric intracellular cation channel family protein produces MGEIIHEALSLAGILAFAISGALVGVRRDLDLLGVVVVGAATGLGGGILRDLLLGVHPPIAFVSWPNLAVAVAGSLAVFVFHPSISRIRSFEVIFDAFGLGLFSANGAVIAAALGQPPLTAILLGALTAIGGGVIRDVLVNDVPAVLTRELYAVSALAGSGVAVLIFAAGGGALVASLVGGALAVALRLASYWFGWHLPRPSAGFAVHRRGTDGEPGRISPTAAE; encoded by the coding sequence GTGGGAGAGATCATCCATGAAGCACTGTCGCTCGCCGGAATTTTAGCGTTCGCGATTTCGGGCGCCCTCGTCGGGGTGCGACGCGACCTCGACCTCCTTGGCGTCGTGGTGGTGGGCGCCGCGACGGGCCTCGGCGGTGGGATCCTGCGGGACTTGCTGCTCGGAGTGCACCCGCCCATCGCGTTCGTGTCCTGGCCGAATCTCGCGGTGGCCGTCGCCGGCTCGCTCGCCGTCTTCGTCTTTCACCCGAGCATCAGCCGAATCCGGTCGTTCGAGGTCATCTTTGACGCATTCGGCCTCGGGCTGTTTTCGGCCAACGGCGCGGTCATCGCCGCCGCGCTGGGGCAGCCGCCGCTCACCGCGATCCTGCTGGGAGCGCTCACCGCGATCGGCGGCGGCGTGATTCGAGACGTCCTCGTGAACGACGTGCCCGCGGTGCTCACGCGCGAGCTGTACGCGGTCTCGGCGCTGGCCGGCTCGGGCGTCGCCGTGCTGATCTTCGCGGCGGGCGGGGGAGCCCTTGTCGCATCGCTCGTCGGCGGCGCGCTTGCGGTCGCCCTGCGCCTCGCGTCCTACTGGTTTGGCTGGCACCTGCCCCGGCCAAGCGCCGGCTTTGCGGTGCACCGGCGCGGGACGGACGGCGAACCCGGCAGGATCAGCCCTACAGCGGCAGAGTGA
- the trmB gene encoding tRNA (guanosine(46)-N7)-methyltransferase TrmB, translated as MASLESQAEPAVIVEPEDAASQAPDEAYPEGILSFVRRSARLTEGQKWAWTHLSGEMRIDVPRGRSVTSVAANSERDPAEFFGREARLVVEIGSGQGHAIVHAAEQRPDTNFLAVEVFRAGLARTMGSAHRAGLDNVRVVEANAPEVLERLLPAASIDELWVFFSDPWPKARHNKRRLISPEFAELVARALKPGGVLRLATDWEEYALQMRDVLDGAEGFERNFAGEWDERFDGRVLTVFERKGSAAGRDIRDLSYRLR; from the coding sequence ATGGCCTCGCTGGAATCGCAGGCGGAGCCTGCCGTAATCGTCGAGCCGGAGGACGCCGCCTCCCAGGCGCCCGATGAGGCGTACCCCGAGGGGATCCTGTCGTTCGTGCGCAGGAGCGCTCGGCTGACCGAGGGGCAGAAGTGGGCCTGGACCCACCTGTCTGGCGAGATGCGCATTGACGTCCCTCGTGGGCGTTCGGTGACGAGTGTCGCAGCAAACTCAGAGCGCGATCCCGCCGAGTTTTTTGGGCGCGAGGCGCGCCTGGTCGTCGAGATCGGTTCGGGGCAGGGGCACGCGATCGTGCACGCCGCCGAGCAGCGTCCCGACACGAACTTCCTCGCGGTCGAGGTGTTCCGCGCGGGCCTTGCGCGCACCATGGGCTCGGCGCATCGCGCAGGGCTCGATAACGTGCGGGTGGTCGAGGCGAATGCGCCCGAGGTGCTCGAGCGTCTGCTTCCCGCGGCGTCGATTGACGAACTCTGGGTGTTCTTCTCTGACCCGTGGCCGAAGGCGCGGCATAACAAGCGGCGTCTCATTTCGCCCGAGTTCGCGGAACTCGTCGCCCGGGCGTTGAAGCCGGGTGGCGTGTTGCGCCTCGCGACCGATTGGGAGGAGTACGCGCTGCAAATGCGTGACGTCCTTGACGGAGCCGAGGGCTTCGAGCGTAATTTCGCGGGGGAGTGGGACGAGCGTTTCGACGGTCGCGTGCTCACCGTGTTCGAGCGCAAGGGCTCGGCTGCGGGCCGCGACATCCGCGATCTGAGCTACCGCCTCCGCTAG
- the ispG gene encoding flavodoxin-dependent (E)-4-hydroxy-3-methylbut-2-enyl-diphosphate synthase — protein MAAINLGMPKVPEVLAPRRKSRQIKVGKVLVGGAAQVSVQSMTTTPTTDINATLQQIAELTASGCDIVRVAVPSRDDAEALPIIAMKSQIPVIADIHFQPAYVYAAIDAGCAAVRVNPGNIRKFDDQIGEIARRAKAAGTSIRIGVNAGSLDPRLLQKYGKATPEALVESAVWEASLFEEHDFHDFKISVKHNDPIVMVKAYRQLAERGDWPLHLGVTEAGPAFQGTIKSATAFGILLSEGIGDTIRVSLSAPPVEEVKVGLQILQSLNLRERKLEIVSCPSCGRAQVDVYTLAEDVTKGLEGMSVPLRVAVMGCVVNGPGEAREADLGVASGNGKGQIFVKGEVIKTVPESEIVATLIEEANRLAAEMPASEAGRLGAPTVETY, from the coding sequence GTGGCAGCAATCAATCTCGGAATGCCGAAGGTCCCTGAAGTTCTCGCACCTCGGCGCAAGTCCCGTCAAATCAAGGTCGGCAAGGTCCTCGTGGGCGGCGCCGCTCAAGTGTCGGTCCAGTCCATGACGACGACCCCGACAACCGACATCAACGCGACTCTGCAACAGATCGCGGAGCTCACCGCGTCCGGTTGCGACATCGTGCGCGTCGCGGTCCCGAGCCGGGACGACGCCGAAGCGCTGCCGATCATCGCGATGAAGAGCCAGATCCCGGTGATCGCGGACATTCACTTCCAGCCCGCGTACGTGTACGCCGCGATTGACGCCGGGTGCGCCGCGGTGCGCGTGAACCCGGGAAACATACGCAAGTTCGACGACCAGATCGGCGAGATTGCGCGGCGCGCGAAGGCCGCGGGCACCTCGATCCGCATCGGCGTGAACGCGGGCTCGCTTGACCCGCGCCTGCTGCAGAAGTACGGCAAGGCCACGCCCGAGGCGCTCGTTGAGAGCGCTGTCTGGGAGGCGTCGCTGTTCGAGGAGCACGACTTCCACGACTTCAAAATTTCCGTCAAGCACAACGACCCGATCGTGATGGTGAAGGCGTATCGCCAGCTCGCCGAACGCGGCGACTGGCCGCTGCACCTCGGGGTGACCGAGGCCGGGCCGGCATTCCAGGGCACGATCAAGAGCGCGACCGCGTTTGGGATCCTGCTCTCCGAGGGCATTGGCGACACCATTCGTGTCTCGCTCTCCGCCCCGCCCGTGGAAGAGGTCAAGGTCGGCCTGCAGATTCTGCAGTCGCTCAACCTGCGCGAGCGCAAGCTCGAGATCGTGTCGTGCCCCTCGTGTGGCCGCGCCCAGGTGGACGTGTACACGCTCGCGGAGGACGTGACCAAGGGACTCGAGGGCATGAGCGTGCCGCTGCGCGTCGCCGTCATGGGCTGCGTTGTCAACGGCCCGGGCGAGGCCCGCGAGGCCGACCTCGGCGTTGCCTCGGGCAACGGCAAGGGCCAGATCTTCGTGAAGGGTGAGGTCATTAAGACCGTTCCCGAGAGCGAGATCGTGGCGACGCTCATCGAGGAGGCAAACCGGCTTGCGGCCGAGATGCCCGCCTCTGAGGCCGGCCGCCTCGGCGCACCGACGGTCGAGACCTACTAG
- a CDS encoding RIP metalloprotease: MQDVLLYILGILIIVIGLAVSIGLHEIGHLLPAKLFGVKVTQYMIGFGRTLFSRRKGETEYGVKAIPLGGYVAMTGMYPPEKPGEAARASTTGFLNSVATEGSPAPARGRIAALVDEAREASADTIAEGEDHRAFYRLPVWKKIVIMLGGPFMNLVLAFVFFAILVTGFGIPQNTTTLGSVSECLVPATSQATSCAPDDPAAPAAAAGLLPGDRIVALDGRAVQSWDALRETIAASPGSTINVEFVRDGETMDLALTPVANERALYDAAGKPVLAADGSAKTELVGMIGATPTSELVSQPLSAVPGYVGENVAQVGNMILHLPQRMVDIWNAAFGTEARSADGPISVVGVGRLAGEIVSLDEAPVASKVQAMVGLLASLNVALFVFNLIPLMPLDGGHIAGALYEGLRRFLAKLFGRPDPGPVDTAKMVPITFVVTILLGAMSLLLIYADIVKPVSLFG, encoded by the coding sequence GTGCAAGACGTGCTGCTCTATATTCTCGGAATCCTCATCATCGTGATCGGCCTCGCGGTGTCGATCGGGCTGCACGAAATCGGGCACTTGCTGCCGGCGAAGCTCTTCGGGGTGAAGGTCACGCAGTACATGATCGGCTTCGGGCGCACCCTCTTCTCGCGCCGCAAGGGCGAGACCGAGTACGGGGTCAAGGCGATCCCGCTCGGCGGCTACGTCGCGATGACGGGAATGTACCCGCCGGAGAAGCCGGGAGAGGCGGCCCGCGCCTCGACCACCGGCTTCTTGAATTCCGTCGCCACGGAGGGCAGCCCGGCCCCCGCGCGCGGGCGGATCGCCGCCCTCGTCGACGAGGCGCGCGAGGCGAGCGCCGACACGATCGCCGAGGGCGAGGATCACCGCGCGTTCTACCGGCTGCCGGTCTGGAAGAAGATCGTGATCATGCTGGGCGGCCCCTTCATGAACCTGGTCCTCGCGTTCGTGTTCTTCGCGATCCTGGTCACCGGGTTTGGCATCCCCCAGAACACGACGACCCTGGGCAGTGTGAGCGAGTGCCTCGTGCCCGCCACCAGCCAGGCCACAAGCTGTGCCCCGGACGACCCGGCGGCCCCCGCGGCCGCGGCCGGGCTCTTGCCGGGCGACCGCATCGTGGCGCTCGACGGCCGCGCGGTGCAGTCCTGGGACGCACTTCGCGAAACCATTGCCGCCTCGCCCGGGTCGACCATCAACGTCGAATTTGTGCGCGACGGCGAGACGATGGACCTCGCGCTCACCCCGGTGGCCAACGAGCGCGCACTGTACGACGCCGCGGGCAAGCCCGTGCTGGCCGCGGACGGCTCGGCGAAGACCGAGCTGGTCGGCATGATCGGCGCGACTCCCACGAGCGAGCTCGTCTCGCAGCCGCTTTCCGCGGTGCCCGGCTATGTGGGCGAGAACGTCGCCCAGGTCGGCAACATGATCTTGCACCTGCCGCAGCGCATGGTCGACATTTGGAACGCCGCGTTCGGTACCGAGGCGCGCAGCGCTGACGGCCCCATCAGCGTCGTCGGCGTCGGCCGTCTCGCGGGGGAGATCGTGAGCCTCGACGAGGCACCCGTCGCCTCGAAGGTGCAGGCCATGGTCGGCCTGCTCGCCTCGCTGAACGTCGCGCTGTTCGTGTTCAACCTCATCCCGCTGATGCCGCTCGACGGCGGTCACATTGCCGGCGCCCTGTATGAGGGGCTCCGCCGCTTCCTCGCGAAGCTCTTCGGCCGCCCCGACCCGGGCCCCGTCGACACCGCGAAGATGGTGCCGATCACCTTCGTGGTGACGATCCTGCTCGGCGCGATGAGTCTCCTCCTCATCTACGCCGACATCGTGAAGCCGGTCTCGCTCTTCGGTTAG
- a CDS encoding MFS transporter has product MHSTDSTDAHAPRPEKDDTVMAHTGFGYFPLALVARLPFAMMIVGVLTLVVAARGSIELGGLNSAMVGLGAACFGPLIGAAADRFGQRPTLLISGAVNSVALASLAWVAFSPAADWVMLLNAFVIGASAPQISPMSRSRLVMIISDKLPTSRHAKVLNSTMAYESAADEIIFVFGPVIVGLLATFFGPQASVFGAALLTLIFVTAFALHRTSALAQSHAERAETLAPAAELRRPALLVVVLGIFGVGLFFGAMLTSLTSFMQELGAPERAGLVYGMMGIGSALLALGVALFPPSFTRRARWLVFGLTLLVGTLILQFTDTLTGMILSLLVMGLGIGPTLVTQYSFGADRSPIGRSATVMTILGSAIVVGQSISSAVTGYLAEAFGSESALLMPLVSAAIVVVAGVANWFLTPSGREASTRTGSITLPL; this is encoded by the coding sequence ATGCACTCAACAGACTCGACCGACGCCCACGCCCCACGCCCCGAGAAGGACGATACGGTGATGGCGCACACCGGCTTCGGGTATTTCCCGCTCGCACTGGTGGCGCGCCTGCCCTTCGCGATGATGATCGTCGGAGTGCTCACCCTGGTCGTCGCCGCCCGCGGATCGATCGAGCTGGGCGGTCTGAACTCGGCAATGGTCGGGCTGGGAGCTGCGTGCTTTGGTCCGCTCATCGGGGCAGCCGCGGACCGGTTCGGACAACGTCCGACCCTACTCATCTCCGGCGCGGTCAACAGCGTCGCGCTCGCCTCCCTTGCCTGGGTCGCGTTTAGCCCCGCCGCCGACTGGGTCATGCTGCTGAACGCCTTCGTCATTGGCGCCTCAGCCCCGCAGATCTCGCCGATGTCGCGCTCGCGCCTCGTCATGATCATTTCGGACAAGCTGCCGACCAGCCGTCACGCCAAGGTCCTGAACTCGACGATGGCGTACGAGTCGGCCGCTGACGAGATCATCTTCGTATTCGGCCCGGTCATCGTGGGCCTGCTCGCGACGTTCTTCGGACCGCAGGCGTCCGTGTTTGGCGCAGCGTTGCTCACCCTCATTTTCGTGACCGCCTTCGCGTTGCACCGCACGAGCGCGCTCGCCCAGTCACACGCCGAGCGCGCCGAGACGCTTGCGCCTGCGGCCGAGCTGCGCCGTCCCGCGCTGCTCGTCGTCGTCCTCGGCATCTTCGGCGTCGGCCTCTTCTTCGGCGCGATGTTGACGTCGCTCACGTCGTTCATGCAGGAGCTCGGCGCCCCAGAACGAGCCGGCCTCGTCTACGGGATGATGGGCATCGGCTCGGCCTTGCTCGCCCTCGGCGTCGCGCTCTTCCCGCCGTCATTCACGCGTCGCGCACGCTGGCTCGTTTTCGGCCTGACGCTCCTGGTGGGCACCCTGATCCTGCAGTTCACCGACACGCTGACCGGGATGATCCTGTCGCTGCTCGTCATGGGCCTCGGAATCGGCCCGACGCTGGTGACCCAGTACAGCTTCGGCGCGGACCGCAGCCCGATCGGCCGTTCGGCCACCGTCATGACGATCCTTGGCTCGGCGATCGTCGTCGGCCAGTCCATCTCATCGGCGGTCACTGGCTACCTCGCGGAGGCCTTCGGGTCGGAGAGCGCGCTCCTGATGCCGCTCGTGTCCGCCGCGATCGTGGTCGTCGCCGGCGTCGCCAACTGGTTCCTCACCCCGAGCGGCCGCGAGGCCTCTACCCGCACCGGTTCCATCACTCTGCCGCTGTAG
- the dxr gene encoding 1-deoxy-D-xylulose-5-phosphate reductoisomerase, producing the protein MKRVTILGSTGSIGEQALDVIRRHPDRFQVVALAAGSNRERVAEQADEFNVDYTGFGADEAAQLARDVDADVVLNGITGSIGLGPTIAALQAGRTLALANKESLIVGGDLVTAMAKPGQIVPVDSEHSAIAQALRGGRAGEVRRLVVTASGGPFRGMDRAALAGVTPAQALAHPTWDMGRMVTTNSATLVNKGLEVIEAHLLFGVPYSDIEVVVHPQSIVHSMVEFIDGSTLAQASPPDMRLPISLGLDWPTRVPGVGAPLDWSKATAWTFEPLDHEAFPAVALAKEVGRSRGTFPAVYNAANEEAVEAFHAGRIPFLGIVDTIRRVVDAHDAPAELNLDSLAEAERWARARAQLELSRVS; encoded by the coding sequence ATGAAACGCGTCACGATTTTGGGGTCCACCGGTTCGATCGGCGAGCAAGCGCTTGACGTGATCCGCCGCCACCCCGACCGGTTCCAGGTGGTGGCGCTCGCGGCGGGCAGCAACCGCGAACGCGTCGCGGAACAGGCCGACGAGTTCAATGTCGACTACACGGGCTTCGGTGCGGACGAGGCCGCCCAGCTGGCGCGCGACGTCGACGCGGATGTCGTGCTCAACGGCATCACCGGGTCCATCGGGCTCGGCCCCACGATCGCGGCTCTGCAGGCGGGCCGCACGCTCGCGCTCGCGAACAAAGAGTCGCTCATCGTGGGCGGCGACCTCGTGACGGCAATGGCGAAGCCCGGCCAGATCGTGCCGGTCGACTCGGAACACTCCGCAATCGCGCAGGCGCTGCGCGGGGGACGCGCGGGCGAGGTGCGCCGGCTCGTCGTTACCGCCTCGGGGGGTCCGTTTCGCGGGATGGACCGCGCGGCACTTGCCGGGGTGACGCCGGCCCAGGCCCTCGCGCACCCCACCTGGGACATGGGCCGCATGGTCACGACCAACTCGGCCACGCTCGTCAACAAGGGGCTCGAAGTGATCGAGGCGCACCTCCTGTTCGGGGTGCCCTACAGCGACATCGAGGTGGTGGTGCACCCGCAGTCCATCGTGCACTCGATGGTCGAGTTCATCGACGGATCGACGCTCGCGCAGGCGTCGCCGCCCGACATGCGGCTCCCGATCTCGCTGGGGCTGGACTGGCCGACGCGCGTGCCCGGGGTCGGTGCCCCGCTCGACTGGTCGAAGGCGACAGCCTGGACCTTCGAACCGCTCGATCACGAGGCGTTCCCGGCTGTGGCGCTGGCCAAGGAGGTCGGGCGCTCGCGGGGCACCTTCCCCGCGGTCTACAACGCGGCCAACGAGGAGGCGGTCGAGGCATTCCACGCGGGGCGCATCCCGTTCCTCGGCATCGTAGACACGATTCGTCGGGTCGTCGACGCGCACGACGCCCCGGCAGAGCTGAACCTCGATTCGCTCGCCGAGGCGGAGCGCTGGGCGCGCGCGCGGGCACAGCTCGAACTCTCGCGGGTTTCGTAG